DNA sequence from the Antedon mediterranea chromosome 7, ecAntMedi1.1, whole genome shotgun sequence genome:
GTTCTGTTTTCCCGCTTCTATTTACGCGTTTAATTCGGCTGAACATTTGGAAATCACGTTATTCTTttcataaacaataattatcatCCTAAAAAAACGCAGCAATCTCAGAAAAAATACAACACGAACTGAGTAGCAGTCAATTTATTGATATGATGACGTTTTGTCAGTACCAAATAGCCAGTTTGTTAAATGCACAGGTAGACCTATTTAAACGAAAAATTATGATGAGAAACAACAGCGTTATTTTTTACTTGCTAATCCAGAAATATCAATATATACAGTGCTATTCACAATTTAATAATCGAAGAAGAGAACAATACAACGataataactttaatatatatggctctgaatTCTACGATGTTATGTCGCCCTCtctaaaactataaaaaaatagGTAGAGATAAAGAAAGATATAAAATACGGTAcatattttatctttatttatctCTATCTATTTCTATATCAACCATTCGGTGTACGTCTGCACGACACATCACTTTTTACACTTAGcctaaactataaaaaaaatgtccatAAAGTTGTTATTgaatagtttttattgtttcaaaattaaaatggtTTAATTCATTTACAACAAAGATAAGTAAAGATGAATTTATATGGCGCATGTCGCATCTTTAAGCAGTCACGTACAAGTTTCCAGGtgttaaatttgattttatttatttgcatcttattaaaaaatacatattaagataacgaatatttatatatagggcctaaatacaatttaaaaaaaaacaaagaacattaaaatgtaatagTGTAGGTATGTAGTAGTAGTATGGTACGGAACATGCGTTtcatacaaataaattaattaaatgataAATTGGGGAAACTTTActgtataacaatatttttaattgctaAATTACATGGAATTTCCAGTTAGAACTAGGCGTAATTGTATTAACTTATTTTGCACCGCAATAAATAAGTTGCAggaaaattataatattttgtcGGTTGTAGGCCCCTACAAAAAGTTGAACAAACTtcattcaatattattatttattattatatcaatatcCGCATATGAAATTTCCAGTTAATTATTTGACACCGCAATCAAATTCctagtactgtactttttagCATTCCTAAATACCGTATGACGCGGACCTTCTCACTTTACTTGCCCTATTTTTATCTTCTTTGTAATAATGGACGAGTCCATAGAAATCAATCAGCCACGTGATCAAAACATCATTGACGTAATCTCTGTGACGTTGCAGCCAGAGGTAAACACTATCACATGCTATAATCTATAAGAACCATTGCGCAGTTAGTGACCAACTGTAACCATCGAGTTTTTACtgctttaaaatataatatattgtaattaaCTGTCAGAAAAATGATGAGGAATCGTTTGGTAAGTTGTTTCTGTTTCTCTATACATAGATTAGATTCAAAGAGTGTTTAAAACACTGGACAATGTTAGGCTGACTGAGAGTGAGCTTACTTAGTTAGTATGGTGCATGGACTCGTGTTCAGACCACCAGGAAGACGATAAGATAAGCACACACATTGCATGTGCTATTAGTATTAGCCGTGATGATAGTTCCTATTTATCTTTAAATCTTtcatttaactttattttaaaattcataaaatatgtTCTAGTGAGtgaatagttttaaaaataacttgtcctgttaggcctactatattaaCCAACCAGACACAGGGTGTTACAGAACAATAtctttttgtttttggtttatTAACAAAGAAGAACCATGCTGCAGTTCACAAGCCACAAATGCCCAACGTCGTTACCTGACCTGTTGGGTTAATTCAGGAACAATGGGTATAATATGTGtttacatttatacaaaatagCCTTcaattattaatcattattatatgaaagtgtccccttaaaatGAGGGTTTCTACTGTGTGCTGGGAAAAGGAGGTTCTCttaccaaaaaaaatattttcctgAATTCtacaaattttcttccaatacATGGTTACATTGTTGATTAaacaattcttttttatttgttttcagatAAAATCTGTTGGACCAAAACTCCTTCCTTTTCTCCTAAGCTCAATCTTATATTTTGCACTGCAGCCGCAAAAGTGGGAGCCATCACCTTACAGAATCTTCTTCAAATGCTTACCAATAGTCAGCCTATGTTTCTTTGTTCTATCCTACTATTTCTCAATTAAAAAACGTTATTCATCTCTTATACTTGTCGGACTTACTCTCTCATGTGTGGGTGATGCGTGTCTGATATATTGCGAAAACTTCTTCATCCACGGACTTCTATTTTTTGCGATGGCACACCTGACGTATATCATCGCGTTTGGTGTATCCCCCGCAAAATGGTCAGTCTTATGTGTCTGTGGTTTTCTCGGCCTTTCTATTTACCTCTTCATGCTTCCAGGACTACAGAACGAGATGATATTCCTAGGTGGTTTATACATCCTGCTGATCCTGATCATGGCATGGCGTGCTGTCGCAAGACTACAAGTATTCGAGAAAATGTGGACATGGACAAAGATTTGTGCGACTGTCGGtgctattttattttgcatttcaGACTTTGTTTTGGCTGTGAATAAGTTCAGGTTCCCTGTGCCCTACCACCAGGAGATAATCATGGGCACATATTACACAGCCCAGCTTGGCCTTGCGTTATCAGTCGTGGAGTTGTCGTCACGTGGGGATGAAAATACTGCTCAAGTTTGCAGTAAAAAGAAGGAAAATTGATTAATgtgtttttagtaatttattaaagtaaatttctctaaataaattaacaatatcatattttataaattaatatgttTGATAATATGTACAGCGGTAATAGAAAGCAGATAAAATGAAGGAATAACAAGTTTAATAAGcttattaaaaagtaaaactTGACACACTAAATAAGTcgtagactcgggtaccccgagtaaaaagtaCAGTCAGAACCGTAGCCATGTGACTTAAAGTGGGTTAAACTCTCTGACctggggagggggggggggtgtctGGTGGAACTCCTGGATCCTAAATGAAAGAGCTATTAGCATTTATACGGcacattttaaagatattattgGGGATTACGACCTTGTCTGTGCTAAAAATAGCCCACAGAGagctatttttttaaaaaaaacaatctgTTGTTTCTAGCTTACCCTAATTGGTCCATGTAATTTTTCCctgaatttattttgtttttcttgccTGGCTAGCATTGGGTTATACTAGCAACTTAAAGGATACCCTGCTGTTCTATTGCCACATGACATGGTAACGTGAACTACCTCTCTGGCTTGCTACATATTTTCTGTTGAAGAATTCTAATTTTTAAGCAAGTGGTCATGACTAATAGTTTGCTAAAATTATCTTGGCTTCCATCCACTTTATTCTAATTTTAGTATTTTCTCTTGAGTAGTTACTTGAAGATTTATAACTTCTCTTCTTTTGCCTGGTGAGGAAAACTACTAGCAAAGCAAAAGGTTGGCAAACCTGAATTCAACAGTGTTATACTTTCTAAAATTACATTCAGCTCTGTTTGAATGTGGGTATACACAATGCACTGTCAGTTGTAACTATTTATAATCATTATATATGATTACAATAATTTTGTAGTCAAGTATTTTTCTACTAGAAGTTTACTTTCAATTTGTCCacatttattatactgtatattgatgtactgtatcatattcgtgtaatggtgttaattaaaagtaataatatttatgtaattattcTAGGCCTTATTTTCACTTACTCTGAAATTTCATGGCCCATAAAGATAATATAGATTTCATAACATGTTTTGTAACCATACAATTTGAAATGATTGTTGTTTATGACGGAAATGATTGTACAGTTTATCGTTTCGTAATCATTATTTCTTGAATTAACGATGCAAATTTCGAAGAAGGAAGAGTCTACTAAAATTTATTggaaaaatttgtttttgctttgttcctgctaattaaaaaaaaaagaatgattaGATAGTACTGTATAACCATATATGGACCTGCCATAAAATCACATGTCTAAACTaagctactgtactgtagatagagatatcttaaaatagctttatatttactttattgataaattaaatgatatttttatatttcattgatTATATGAAGCAATAATAGATTAATGTATTGTGTCGTTATTATCTTAAGTGATATTACTGTTTGATATTTCATAATTGAACTCCTAAAATAGCCTTTTGGTTGTGTAGAATGAGTTGTGTTTGCTATTACCGTTGATTTTGCAATACTGTGAAAACAATGCGATCATAAAAGGTCATACAGGTTTGATGTGGTAAAATAGATTCCATCTGCTACAAATTGGTAAaggaaaaatgtgttttattatttgaatgCATAGTTTAATATACAATGTACTTCCAgtataataaaaagatataaGAAGTCGAACAAGCACAAATAATTTGGCATTCTTTAATTTGTACAACAGCTTGTTGTAGatttacagtataaataaataaataaatttaagtaTAAATTAGTCACCCATTATAATATTAGAGGAAACATTTTTCCATATATTTCTATTTCTaagtacaatatacagtaaaatagAGAGAGAAAACAAAA
Encoded proteins:
- the LOC140054494 gene encoding lysoplasmalogenase TMEM86A-like; the protein is MMRNRLIKSVGPKLLPFLLSSILYFALQPQKWEPSPYRIFFKCLPIVSLCFFVLSYYFSIKKRYSSLILVGLTLSCVGDACLIYCENFFIHGLLFFAMAHLTYIIAFGVSPAKWSVLCVCGFLGLSIYLFMLPGLQNEMIFLGGLYILLILIMAWRAVARLQVFEKMWTWTKICATVGAILFCISDFVLAVNKFRFPVPYHQEIIMGTYYTAQLGLALSVVELSSRGDENTAQVCSKKKEN